A genomic region of Saccopteryx bilineata isolate mSacBil1 chromosome 1, mSacBil1_pri_phased_curated, whole genome shotgun sequence contains the following coding sequences:
- the GPBP1 gene encoding vasculin isoform X2 — protein sequence MAQHDFAPAWLNFPTPPSSTKSSLNFEKHSENFSWTENRYDVNRRRHNSSDGFDSGIGRPNGGNFGRKEKNGWRAHGRNGTENVNHRGGYHGGGSRSRSSTFHSGKNQGLQENSVPDNEAGRREDKRERRQFEAEDFPSLNPEYEREPNQNKSLAAGLHAQTHTYPTKKISQAPLLEYPPNPKSRAPRMLVIKKGNSKDLQLSGFPAGGSLQSQPVKNGTGPSVYKGLVPKPAAPPTKATQWKSQTKENKVGTSFSHESTYSVGNFNAFKSTAKNLSPSTPSAKECNRSNSSSPVDKLAQQPRLTKLTRMRTDKKSEFLKALKRDRVEEEQEDGGHAGSEKDDDSFNLHNSNSTHQERDINRNFDEDEIPQENGNASVISQQIMRSSTFPQMDVLSSSLEAEHRLLKEMGWQEDSENDETCAPLTEDEMREFQVISEQLQKNGLRKNGILKNGLVCDFKFGPWKNSTFRPAVETDDTETSSSDTSDDDDV from the exons TCGTCATTGAATTTTGAGAAGCATTCTGAAAACTTTTCATGGACCGAAAATCGTTATGATGTGAATCGTCGACGACACAACTCTTCAGATGGCTTTGATTCTGGTATTGGACGTCCTAATGGAG GTAActttggaaggaaagaaaagaatggatgGCGTGCGCATGGAAGAAACGGCACTGAGAACGTAAACCATCGTGGGGGGTACCATGGCGGCGGCTCCCGGTCTCGCAGCAGCACCTTCCACTCTGGGAAAAACCAGGGCCTGCAGGAGAACAGCGTTCCCGACAACGAGGCGGGGAGGAGAGAGGACAAGAGGGAGCGCAGGCAGTTTGAGGCTGAGGACTTC CCATCTCTAAACCCTGAATATGAGAGAGAACCAAACCAGAACAAGTCTTTAGCTGCAG GCCTACACGCccagacacacacatacccaaCCAAAAAAATCTCCCAAGCTCCTCTCTTAG AGTACCCTCCGAACCCTAAATCTAGAGCTCCGAGGATGCTGGTCATTAAGAAAGGTAATTCAAAAGATCTACAGCTCTCTGGATTCCCAGCAGGAGGAAGTCTTCAGTCGCAGCCAGTCAAGAATGGGACTGGTCCAAGTGTTTATAAAGGGCTAGTCCCGAAACCTGCTGCTCCACCCACAAAA GCTACACAATGGAAAAGccaaactaaagaaaataaagttgggACTTCATTTTCTCATGAGTCTACATACAGTGTTGGCAACTTCAATGCTTTTAAATCAACTGCCAAGAACTTGAGTCCATCAACACCTTCAGCAAAAGAG tgtaaTCGCTCAAATTCCTCTTCACCTGTTGACAAACTTGCTCAGCAGCCTCGGCTCACCAAGCTGACGCGCATGCGCACAGATAAGAAGAGCGAGTTTCTGAAGGCCTTGAAGAGGGACcgagtggaggaggagcaggaggacgGAGGCCACGCTGGCTCCGAGAAG GATGACGACTCATTTAATTTGCATAACAGCAACAGTACTCACCAAGAGAGGGATATAAACCGGAACTTTGATGAAGATGAGATTCCGCAGGAGAACGGCAATGCCTCGGTGATCTCACAGCAGATCATGCGGTCCTCGACCTTCCCGCAGATGGACGTTCTGTCTAGTTCCCTGGAAGCGGAACACAG GTTGCTGAAGGAGATGGGCTGGCAAGAGGACAGCGAGAATGACGAGACCTGTGCCCCCCTGACTGAGGACGAGATGAGGGAGTTCCAGGTCATCAGCGAGCAG TTACAGAAGAATGGTCTGAGGAAGAACGGTATTTTGAAAAATGGCCTGGTCTGTGACTTCAAGTTTGGACCCTGGAAAAACAGCACTTTCCGGCCCGCCGTGGAGACGGACGACACGGAGACGAGCAGCAGCGACACGTCAGACGACGACGACGTGTGA
- the GPBP1 gene encoding vasculin isoform X3, producing MAQHDFAPAWLNFPTPPSSTKSSLNFEKHSENFSWTENRYDVNRRRHNSSDGFDSGIGRPNGGNFGRKEKNGWRAHGRNGTENVNHRGGYHGGGSRSRSSTFHSGKNQGLQENSVPDNEAGRREDKRERRQFEAEDFPSLNPEYEREPNQNKSLAAGVWEYPPNPKSRAPRMLVIKKGNSKDLQLSGFPAGGSLQSQPVKNGTGPSVYKGLVPKPAAPPTKATQWKSQTKENKVGTSFSHESTYSVGNFNAFKSTAKNLSPSTPSAKECNRSNSSSPVDKLAQQPRLTKLTRMRTDKKSEFLKALKRDRVEEEQEDGGHAGSEKDDDSFNLHNSNSTHQERDINRNFDEDEIPQENGNASVISQQIMRSSTFPQMDVLSSSLEAEHRLLKEMGWQEDSENDETCAPLTEDEMREFQVISEQLQKNGLRKNGILKNGLVCDFKFGPWKNSTFRPAVETDDTETSSSDTSDDDDV from the exons TCGTCATTGAATTTTGAGAAGCATTCTGAAAACTTTTCATGGACCGAAAATCGTTATGATGTGAATCGTCGACGACACAACTCTTCAGATGGCTTTGATTCTGGTATTGGACGTCCTAATGGAG GTAActttggaaggaaagaaaagaatggatgGCGTGCGCATGGAAGAAACGGCACTGAGAACGTAAACCATCGTGGGGGGTACCATGGCGGCGGCTCCCGGTCTCGCAGCAGCACCTTCCACTCTGGGAAAAACCAGGGCCTGCAGGAGAACAGCGTTCCCGACAACGAGGCGGGGAGGAGAGAGGACAAGAGGGAGCGCAGGCAGTTTGAGGCTGAGGACTTC CCATCTCTAAACCCTGAATATGAGAGAGAACCAAACCAGAACAAGTCTTTAGCTGCAGGTGTGTGGG AGTACCCTCCGAACCCTAAATCTAGAGCTCCGAGGATGCTGGTCATTAAGAAAGGTAATTCAAAAGATCTACAGCTCTCTGGATTCCCAGCAGGAGGAAGTCTTCAGTCGCAGCCAGTCAAGAATGGGACTGGTCCAAGTGTTTATAAAGGGCTAGTCCCGAAACCTGCTGCTCCACCCACAAAA GCTACACAATGGAAAAGccaaactaaagaaaataaagttgggACTTCATTTTCTCATGAGTCTACATACAGTGTTGGCAACTTCAATGCTTTTAAATCAACTGCCAAGAACTTGAGTCCATCAACACCTTCAGCAAAAGAG tgtaaTCGCTCAAATTCCTCTTCACCTGTTGACAAACTTGCTCAGCAGCCTCGGCTCACCAAGCTGACGCGCATGCGCACAGATAAGAAGAGCGAGTTTCTGAAGGCCTTGAAGAGGGACcgagtggaggaggagcaggaggacgGAGGCCACGCTGGCTCCGAGAAG GATGACGACTCATTTAATTTGCATAACAGCAACAGTACTCACCAAGAGAGGGATATAAACCGGAACTTTGATGAAGATGAGATTCCGCAGGAGAACGGCAATGCCTCGGTGATCTCACAGCAGATCATGCGGTCCTCGACCTTCCCGCAGATGGACGTTCTGTCTAGTTCCCTGGAAGCGGAACACAG GTTGCTGAAGGAGATGGGCTGGCAAGAGGACAGCGAGAATGACGAGACCTGTGCCCCCCTGACTGAGGACGAGATGAGGGAGTTCCAGGTCATCAGCGAGCAG TTACAGAAGAATGGTCTGAGGAAGAACGGTATTTTGAAAAATGGCCTGGTCTGTGACTTCAAGTTTGGACCCTGGAAAAACAGCACTTTCCGGCCCGCCGTGGAGACGGACGACACGGAGACGAGCAGCAGCGACACGTCAGACGACGACGACGTGTGA
- the GPBP1 gene encoding vasculin isoform X1, which produces MAQHDFAPAWLNFPTPPSSTKSSLNFEKHSENFSWTENRYDVNRRRHNSSDGFDSGIGRPNGGNFGRKEKNGWRAHGRNGTENVNHRGGYHGGGSRSRSSTFHSGKNQGLQENSVPDNEAGRREDKRERRQFEAEDFPSLNPEYEREPNQNKSLAAGVWGLHAQTHTYPTKKISQAPLLEYPPNPKSRAPRMLVIKKGNSKDLQLSGFPAGGSLQSQPVKNGTGPSVYKGLVPKPAAPPTKATQWKSQTKENKVGTSFSHESTYSVGNFNAFKSTAKNLSPSTPSAKECNRSNSSSPVDKLAQQPRLTKLTRMRTDKKSEFLKALKRDRVEEEQEDGGHAGSEKDDDSFNLHNSNSTHQERDINRNFDEDEIPQENGNASVISQQIMRSSTFPQMDVLSSSLEAEHRLLKEMGWQEDSENDETCAPLTEDEMREFQVISEQLQKNGLRKNGILKNGLVCDFKFGPWKNSTFRPAVETDDTETSSSDTSDDDDV; this is translated from the exons TCGTCATTGAATTTTGAGAAGCATTCTGAAAACTTTTCATGGACCGAAAATCGTTATGATGTGAATCGTCGACGACACAACTCTTCAGATGGCTTTGATTCTGGTATTGGACGTCCTAATGGAG GTAActttggaaggaaagaaaagaatggatgGCGTGCGCATGGAAGAAACGGCACTGAGAACGTAAACCATCGTGGGGGGTACCATGGCGGCGGCTCCCGGTCTCGCAGCAGCACCTTCCACTCTGGGAAAAACCAGGGCCTGCAGGAGAACAGCGTTCCCGACAACGAGGCGGGGAGGAGAGAGGACAAGAGGGAGCGCAGGCAGTTTGAGGCTGAGGACTTC CCATCTCTAAACCCTGAATATGAGAGAGAACCAAACCAGAACAAGTCTTTAGCTGCAGGTGTGTGGG GCCTACACGCccagacacacacatacccaaCCAAAAAAATCTCCCAAGCTCCTCTCTTAG AGTACCCTCCGAACCCTAAATCTAGAGCTCCGAGGATGCTGGTCATTAAGAAAGGTAATTCAAAAGATCTACAGCTCTCTGGATTCCCAGCAGGAGGAAGTCTTCAGTCGCAGCCAGTCAAGAATGGGACTGGTCCAAGTGTTTATAAAGGGCTAGTCCCGAAACCTGCTGCTCCACCCACAAAA GCTACACAATGGAAAAGccaaactaaagaaaataaagttgggACTTCATTTTCTCATGAGTCTACATACAGTGTTGGCAACTTCAATGCTTTTAAATCAACTGCCAAGAACTTGAGTCCATCAACACCTTCAGCAAAAGAG tgtaaTCGCTCAAATTCCTCTTCACCTGTTGACAAACTTGCTCAGCAGCCTCGGCTCACCAAGCTGACGCGCATGCGCACAGATAAGAAGAGCGAGTTTCTGAAGGCCTTGAAGAGGGACcgagtggaggaggagcaggaggacgGAGGCCACGCTGGCTCCGAGAAG GATGACGACTCATTTAATTTGCATAACAGCAACAGTACTCACCAAGAGAGGGATATAAACCGGAACTTTGATGAAGATGAGATTCCGCAGGAGAACGGCAATGCCTCGGTGATCTCACAGCAGATCATGCGGTCCTCGACCTTCCCGCAGATGGACGTTCTGTCTAGTTCCCTGGAAGCGGAACACAG GTTGCTGAAGGAGATGGGCTGGCAAGAGGACAGCGAGAATGACGAGACCTGTGCCCCCCTGACTGAGGACGAGATGAGGGAGTTCCAGGTCATCAGCGAGCAG TTACAGAAGAATGGTCTGAGGAAGAACGGTATTTTGAAAAATGGCCTGGTCTGTGACTTCAAGTTTGGACCCTGGAAAAACAGCACTTTCCGGCCCGCCGTGGAGACGGACGACACGGAGACGAGCAGCAGCGACACGTCAGACGACGACGACGTGTGA
- the GPBP1 gene encoding vasculin isoform X4, whose amino-acid sequence MAQHDFAPAWLNFPTPPSSTKSSLNFEKHSENFSWTENRYDVNRRRHNSSDGFDSGIGRPNGGNFGRKEKNGWRAHGRNGTENVNHRGGYHGGGSRSRSSTFHSGKNQGLQENSVPDNEAGRREDKRERRQFEAEDFPSLNPEYEREPNQNKSLAAEYPPNPKSRAPRMLVIKKGNSKDLQLSGFPAGGSLQSQPVKNGTGPSVYKGLVPKPAAPPTKATQWKSQTKENKVGTSFSHESTYSVGNFNAFKSTAKNLSPSTPSAKECNRSNSSSPVDKLAQQPRLTKLTRMRTDKKSEFLKALKRDRVEEEQEDGGHAGSEKDDDSFNLHNSNSTHQERDINRNFDEDEIPQENGNASVISQQIMRSSTFPQMDVLSSSLEAEHRLLKEMGWQEDSENDETCAPLTEDEMREFQVISEQLQKNGLRKNGILKNGLVCDFKFGPWKNSTFRPAVETDDTETSSSDTSDDDDV is encoded by the exons TCGTCATTGAATTTTGAGAAGCATTCTGAAAACTTTTCATGGACCGAAAATCGTTATGATGTGAATCGTCGACGACACAACTCTTCAGATGGCTTTGATTCTGGTATTGGACGTCCTAATGGAG GTAActttggaaggaaagaaaagaatggatgGCGTGCGCATGGAAGAAACGGCACTGAGAACGTAAACCATCGTGGGGGGTACCATGGCGGCGGCTCCCGGTCTCGCAGCAGCACCTTCCACTCTGGGAAAAACCAGGGCCTGCAGGAGAACAGCGTTCCCGACAACGAGGCGGGGAGGAGAGAGGACAAGAGGGAGCGCAGGCAGTTTGAGGCTGAGGACTTC CCATCTCTAAACCCTGAATATGAGAGAGAACCAAACCAGAACAAGTCTTTAGCTGCAG AGTACCCTCCGAACCCTAAATCTAGAGCTCCGAGGATGCTGGTCATTAAGAAAGGTAATTCAAAAGATCTACAGCTCTCTGGATTCCCAGCAGGAGGAAGTCTTCAGTCGCAGCCAGTCAAGAATGGGACTGGTCCAAGTGTTTATAAAGGGCTAGTCCCGAAACCTGCTGCTCCACCCACAAAA GCTACACAATGGAAAAGccaaactaaagaaaataaagttgggACTTCATTTTCTCATGAGTCTACATACAGTGTTGGCAACTTCAATGCTTTTAAATCAACTGCCAAGAACTTGAGTCCATCAACACCTTCAGCAAAAGAG tgtaaTCGCTCAAATTCCTCTTCACCTGTTGACAAACTTGCTCAGCAGCCTCGGCTCACCAAGCTGACGCGCATGCGCACAGATAAGAAGAGCGAGTTTCTGAAGGCCTTGAAGAGGGACcgagtggaggaggagcaggaggacgGAGGCCACGCTGGCTCCGAGAAG GATGACGACTCATTTAATTTGCATAACAGCAACAGTACTCACCAAGAGAGGGATATAAACCGGAACTTTGATGAAGATGAGATTCCGCAGGAGAACGGCAATGCCTCGGTGATCTCACAGCAGATCATGCGGTCCTCGACCTTCCCGCAGATGGACGTTCTGTCTAGTTCCCTGGAAGCGGAACACAG GTTGCTGAAGGAGATGGGCTGGCAAGAGGACAGCGAGAATGACGAGACCTGTGCCCCCCTGACTGAGGACGAGATGAGGGAGTTCCAGGTCATCAGCGAGCAG TTACAGAAGAATGGTCTGAGGAAGAACGGTATTTTGAAAAATGGCCTGGTCTGTGACTTCAAGTTTGGACCCTGGAAAAACAGCACTTTCCGGCCCGCCGTGGAGACGGACGACACGGAGACGAGCAGCAGCGACACGTCAGACGACGACGACGTGTGA